One window of the Thermoanaerobaculia bacterium genome contains the following:
- a CDS encoding periplasmic heavy metal sensor, with protein MKHLALAIGCITLTAALMAQPGPQGPQGLQGPHGQWWTLPQVQEALNLSQEQIDALTTLHTAHAEKMIDLRANLEKLRLKMDQALQKDPFVESEALRLADEINRARSVMESARTEMLIKSRAILTLEQWNQMKAHRADRKEKRQDRREEFREERGNRDRDFRGDRGFRR; from the coding sequence ATGAAACACCTCGCCCTCGCAATCGGATGCATCACCCTGACCGCCGCCCTGATGGCACAACCCGGTCCTCAGGGTCCCCAGGGACTCCAGGGACCTCACGGTCAATGGTGGACCCTTCCCCAGGTCCAGGAAGCCCTGAACCTCTCCCAGGAACAGATTGACGCCCTGACCACCCTTCACACCGCACACGCCGAGAAGATGATCGATCTTCGGGCCAATCTTGAAAAGCTCCGTCTCAAAATGGACCAGGCCCTTCAGAAAGATCCCTTCGTCGAGTCCGAAGCCCTGAGGCTGGCCGACGAAATCAACCGGGCACGATCGGTCATGGAGTCCGCACGCACGGAGATGCTGATCAAGTCCCGCGCCATCCTTACGCTGGAACAGTGGAACCAGATGAAAGCCCATCGGGCGGATCGAAAGGAAAAGAGACAGGACCGAAGGGAAGAATTCCGGGAAGAACGGGGGAACCGGGACCGGGACTTCCGCGGAGACCGGGGATTCCGTCGATAA